A window of Formosa sp. Hel1_31_208 contains these coding sequences:
- a CDS encoding TonB-dependent receptor — protein MKQYIYFIVIIVLPLLSFSQGKIEGIILEANATNETIPLAGANVYWLNTSVGAVTDIDGKFNLTYQSSYTKLVISYVGYKTDTITVTSPKYVRHYLSPTGDLDEITLTSRKQATAKSYLKAQNMITVSSDELLKAACCNLSESFETNPSIDVNFSDAVTGTRQIKMLGLTSRYILITTENIPSIRGASQAYGLSFIPGTWVQSIQITKGAGSVVNGFESIAGQINAELQKPTTDDALFVNLYASANGRLELNTHVNTKVNDKWSTGLYVHGNIRDQKFDKNGDSFLDVPLKKQVNVMNRWQYTNLEKGLVSFINVRYLNDQNQAGQIDFDPDTDKLTTNAWGSEIETERFELSTKFGYVNPEIPWQSLGVQFAFSSHNQSSYFGLNQYDINHNSVYSNVIYNTIISDSRHKIKTGLGFTYDHYDEIALNTDFERSERSAGAFFEYAYDNLDKLTLTAGLRFDTHNLLGEFITPRLHVRYTPWEKSALRGSIGRGKRSANIFAENQSIFATSRAIGILNTDGNIYGLDPEIAWNYGVSFLQGFNLFGRKADITLDFYRTDFENQVVVDWENPQQVNFYNLEGQSFANSFQMEFNYNVFENFDFRTAYKYYDVQTDYLSGRLTKPLIPKHRFFANASYETELSESKTSQWKFDLTYNWLSEQRFASTTSNPIEFRLGEESPTVGTLNAQVTKVFSPKFEVYLGGENITNVRQSDPILGANDPFGSNFDTTFVYGPIFGSMYYAGLRFKIK, from the coding sequence ATGAAACAGTATATTTATTTTATAGTGATAATAGTGTTGCCATTGCTTTCCTTTTCTCAAGGAAAAATTGAAGGAATTATTTTGGAAGCAAACGCAACAAATGAGACCATTCCATTAGCTGGAGCGAATGTATACTGGTTAAATACTTCGGTTGGAGCGGTAACCGATATTGATGGAAAATTTAATTTGACTTATCAATCAAGTTACACCAAGCTTGTGATTAGTTATGTTGGTTATAAAACCGATACTATTACCGTGACCTCACCGAAATATGTGAGACACTACCTTAGTCCAACAGGGGATTTAGATGAAATTACCCTAACGTCTCGAAAACAGGCAACCGCTAAGTCCTATTTAAAAGCTCAAAATATGATTACGGTAAGCAGTGATGAATTGCTCAAAGCAGCCTGCTGTAATTTGTCAGAAAGCTTTGAGACCAACCCGTCCATCGATGTTAATTTCTCTGATGCTGTCACAGGAACGCGACAAATTAAAATGTTAGGTCTGACGAGTCGATATATTCTCATTACCACCGAAAATATTCCATCAATTCGAGGGGCTTCTCAAGCTTACGGTTTAAGTTTTATTCCAGGAACATGGGTTCAAAGTATTCAAATAACGAAAGGTGCAGGAAGTGTTGTCAATGGTTTTGAGAGTATTGCAGGACAAATAAATGCAGAATTACAAAAACCGACAACAGATGACGCTTTGTTTGTCAATCTTTATGCTTCGGCAAACGGCAGACTTGAGCTGAATACCCATGTCAATACTAAAGTTAATGATAAGTGGAGTACTGGTTTATATGTTCATGGAAACATAAGAGATCAAAAATTTGATAAAAATGGGGATTCGTTTTTAGATGTGCCTCTTAAAAAACAAGTCAATGTCATGAACCGATGGCAATATACCAATCTAGAAAAAGGTTTGGTGAGTTTTATAAACGTACGCTATTTAAACGATCAAAACCAAGCAGGACAGATTGATTTCGATCCAGATACAGATAAATTAACGACCAATGCCTGGGGAAGTGAGATTGAAACGGAGCGTTTTGAGCTATCAACCAAATTTGGATATGTTAATCCCGAAATTCCATGGCAAAGTTTAGGGGTTCAATTTGCGTTTAGCTCTCATAATCAAAGCTCGTATTTTGGATTAAATCAATATGATATTAATCATAACAGTGTGTATTCTAATGTTATCTATAATACTATAATAAGTGATTCCAGGCATAAGATTAAAACTGGTTTAGGTTTTACGTATGATCATTATGATGAGATTGCACTTAATACAGATTTTGAACGCAGTGAGCGTTCTGCGGGTGCGTTTTTTGAGTATGCATATGATAATTTAGATAAATTAACGTTAACAGCAGGTCTGCGATTTGATACGCATAATTTGCTTGGTGAATTTATAACACCGCGACTTCATGTGCGTTATACACCTTGGGAGAAATCGGCTCTAAGAGGATCTATTGGCAGGGGAAAGCGAAGTGCTAATATTTTTGCAGAGAATCAAAGCATATTTGCGACATCTCGGGCGATTGGTATTTTGAATACCGACGGAAATATTTATGGTTTAGATCCTGAAATTGCATGGAATTATGGGGTTTCTTTCCTGCAAGGATTTAATCTTTTTGGAAGAAAAGCAGATATTACTTTAGATTTTTATAGAACAGATTTTGAAAACCAGGTGGTTGTCGATTGGGAGAATCCGCAACAAGTCAATTTCTATAATCTAGAAGGGCAAAGTTTTGCAAATAGTTTTCAAATGGAGTTCAATTATAATGTCTTTGAAAATTTCGACTTTAGAACCGCGTATAAGTATTATGACGTGCAAACGGATTACTTGTCAGGAAGACTAACGAAACCGCTAATTCCAAAGCATCGTTTCTTTGCTAATGCATCTTATGAAACGGAACTTTCCGAATCGAAAACCTCGCAGTGGAAATTTGATTTAACCTATAATTGGTTGAGTGAGCAGCGGTTTGCGTCAACAACATCTAACCCAATAGAATTTAGATTAGGAGAAGAATCTCCAACAGTAGGAACGTTAAATGCTCAGGTTACTAAAGTTTTTTCTCCTAAATTTGAAGTATATTTAGGTGGTGAAAATATCACAAATGTTAGGCAAAGCGATCCTATTTTAGGCGCGAATGATCCATTTGGTTCAAATTTTGATACAACATTTGTGTATGGCCCAATTTTTGGAAGTATGTATTACGCAGGATTGCGATTTAAAATTAAATAA